Proteins co-encoded in one Hominilimicola fabiformis genomic window:
- a CDS encoding SPL family radical SAM protein: MHKVNVKGILSAKNGMNIYRGCLHGCIYCDSRSLCYQMNHKFEDIEVKANAVGLLENTLRRKRNKCMIGTGAMSDPYMPIEEKLGNMRKCLEVIERYGFGVTMITKSTKVLRDLDLLKKINEKSKCVVQMTLTTYDEDLCRIVEPNVETTYERFRALEILHDNGIPTVVWLCPILPFINDTEENIRGILDYCVRAKVKGIINFDMGVTLRDGNREYFYKKLDEHFPGLKEKYIRMYGNSYQLSSPNSRQLNMIYKSECIKNGIMCDVNECFEYLNKYEDKYGGEQISLI, from the coding sequence ATGCACAAAGTAAATGTTAAAGGGATTTTATCGGCGAAAAACGGAATGAATATATACAGAGGTTGCTTGCATGGGTGTATTTATTGTGATTCAAGAAGTTTGTGTTATCAGATGAATCATAAATTTGAAGATATTGAAGTTAAGGCTAATGCGGTGGGATTGTTGGAAAATACACTCAGAAGAAAGAGAAACAAGTGTATGATTGGAACAGGTGCAATGTCTGATCCGTATATGCCAATAGAAGAAAAACTCGGTAATATGCGAAAGTGTCTTGAAGTGATTGAAAGGTATGGTTTCGGTGTGACAATGATTACTAAATCGACAAAAGTTCTTCGTGATCTTGATTTGTTAAAGAAGATAAATGAAAAATCAAAATGTGTCGTACAGATGACGCTTACCACATATGATGAGGATTTGTGCCGCATTGTTGAGCCGAATGTTGAAACTACATATGAGAGATTTCGTGCACTTGAAATATTGCATGATAACGGTATACCGACTGTTGTGTGGCTTTGCCCGATATTGCCTTTTATAAATGATACCGAAGAAAATATTAGGGGAATACTTGATTATTGTGTCAGAGCAAAAGTGAAGGGGATTATTAATTTTGATATGGGTGTTACGTTGCGTGACGGTAATAGAGAGTATTTCTATAAAAAACTCGATGAACATTTTCCGGGACTGAAAGAAAAATATATCAGAATGTACGGAAACAGCTATCAGCTTTCATCTCCGAACAGCAGACAACTTAATATGATTTATAAAAGCGAATGTATTAAAAACGGTATTATGTGTGATGTGAATGAATGCTTTGAGTATTTGAATAAGTATGAAGATAAATATGGTGGCGAACAAATCAGCTTGATATAA
- the trxB gene encoding thioredoxin-disulfide reductase, producing the protein MIYDVAIIGGGPAGMSAAIYAARGGMKTLVIEKIAYGGQAIKTYEIDNYPGFANNPTGEELSKAIEEHARKFGATFVSENVKSIENAEYGIKVIHTRRNTYMVKSIIFATGAVPKTLGADGEEQFTGAGVSYCATCDGAFFKDKDVCVVGGGNTAMEDALYLAGFCRKVYVINRSKKFRAAATMVENVKRNGKITVLTDTVVDKFVGSNMLEGVDIRNTVTDEKSILNVSGAIVAIGVKPSSDLAKDCGVECCQHGFVKTDMYLATNIKGIFVAGDVRVSPLRQVITAAADGAIAATSAVNYVNELGIKSI; encoded by the coding sequence ATGATATATGATGTTGCAATAATCGGCGGAGGTCCTGCCGGAATGTCAGCTGCCATATACGCCGCAAGAGGCGGTATGAAAACGCTTGTAATCGAAAAAATCGCATACGGCGGTCAAGCAATAAAAACATATGAAATAGACAATTATCCGGGATTTGCAAACAATCCGACAGGTGAAGAACTTTCAAAAGCAATCGAAGAACACGCAAGAAAATTTGGCGCAACATTTGTTTCGGAAAATGTTAAGTCAATCGAAAATGCCGAATACGGCATAAAGGTTATTCACACAAGAAGAAATACTTATATGGTAAAGTCAATAATTTTTGCAACAGGTGCAGTACCAAAAACGCTCGGTGCGGACGGTGAAGAACAGTTTACCGGTGCAGGTGTTTCGTATTGTGCGACTTGTGACGGTGCGTTTTTTAAGGATAAGGACGTGTGCGTTGTAGGCGGCGGAAATACGGCTATGGAGGACGCATTGTATCTTGCGGGATTTTGCCGTAAAGTCTATGTCATAAACAGAAGCAAGAAGTTCAGAGCGGCGGCTACAATGGTTGAAAACGTAAAAAGAAACGGCAAAATAACCGTGCTTACAGATACCGTAGTTGATAAATTCGTAGGCTCGAATATGCTTGAAGGTGTTGATATTAGAAACACTGTAACAGACGAAAAGAGTATTTTGAACGTATCGGGTGCGATTGTTGCAATAGGCGTAAAGCCGTCGTCCGATCTTGCAAAAGATTGCGGGGTTGAATGTTGTCAGCACGGATTTGTCAAGACGGATATGTACCTTGCGACTAACATAAAAGGTATATTTGTCGCAGGTGACGTAAGAGTATCACCGTTAAGACAGGTTATAACAGCGGCGGCAGACGGTGCAATCGCCGCGACAAGTGCGGTTAATTATGTGAATGAACTCGGGATTAAAAGCATATAA
- the pstA gene encoding phosphate ABC transporter permease PstA: MKHLGSKILKGTVILASCLTFGVLLFLIAYILIKGLPNLSPKLFSLHYTTENVSMLPAIVNTIEMTLCSLIVAVPLGICTAIYLVEYAKKGNKVVGIIRLTAETLSGIPSIVYGLFGMLFFVTYLKWGYSILAGAATLAIMVLPLIMRTTEEALLAVSDSYREASFGVGAGKLRTVFKIVLPAAMPGILSGVILAIGRIVGETAALIYTAGTVAEVSKGLLSSGRTLAIHMYVLSSEGLYTNQAYATAVVLLIFVLIINFMSSLVAKKFAAKD; the protein is encoded by the coding sequence ATGAAACATTTAGGCTCAAAAATATTAAAGGGAACAGTAATCCTTGCAAGCTGTTTGACATTTGGTGTATTACTGTTTTTGATTGCGTACATATTGATAAAGGGTTTGCCTAATTTAAGCCCTAAATTGTTCAGCTTACATTACACAACCGAAAACGTATCAATGTTACCGGCAATAGTAAACACGATTGAAATGACGCTCTGTTCGCTTATAGTTGCAGTACCGCTCGGAATATGTACTGCTATATACCTTGTCGAATATGCGAAAAAGGGCAACAAGGTTGTAGGTATTATAAGGCTTACAGCCGAAACGCTTTCGGGAATACCGTCGATCGTATATGGTTTGTTCGGAATGTTGTTCTTTGTAACGTATTTAAAGTGGGGATATTCAATACTTGCCGGTGCGGCAACGTTGGCAATAATGGTACTTCCGCTTATTATGAGAACAACAGAAGAGGCACTTCTTGCAGTATCCGATTCATATCGTGAGGCAAGCTTCGGAGTCGGTGCAGGCAAGCTTAGAACTGTGTTTAAAATTGTTCTTCCGGCGGCAATGCCGGGTATATTGTCAGGAGTTATCCTTGCAATAGGAAGAATTGTCGGTGAAACGGCGGCACTTATTTATACGGCAGGTACTGTTGCGGAGGTTTCAAAAGGACTTCTGTCATCGGGACGTACACTTGCAATACATATGTATGTACTGTCAAGCGAGGGCTTGTACACAAATCAAGCATATGCAACGGCGGTTGTGCTGTTGATATTTGTGTTGATAATTAACTTTATGTCATCACTTGTTGCAAAGAAGTTTGCGGCAAAGGATTGA
- a CDS encoding sugar kinase, which translates to MAKVVTMGEIMLRLSTPGNQKYIQATQFDINYGGGEANVAVSLANYGHDAEFVTKVPENPIGACAVAALRKYGVETKHIAKGGDRLGIYFLETGASMRPSNVTYDRANSSIATASISDFDFDEIFEGADWFHFTGITPAVSDAAAELTEAACKAAKAHGVTVSCDLNFRKKLWTSEKAQKVMSNLMQYVDVCIGNEEDADKVLGFKPENTDVTSGELNLAGYESIFKQMVAKFGFKYVISSLRVSKSASDNGWSACIYSSEDDEFYHSREYRIRPIVDRVGGGDSFAGGTICGFVDGKNFKDALEFGVAASALKHTIPGDFNLVTREEVETLAGGDGSGRVQR; encoded by the coding sequence ATGGCAAAAGTTGTTACAATGGGTGAAATCATGCTTAGACTTTCAACCCCTGGAAATCAAAAATATATTCAAGCTACACAGTTTGACATAAACTACGGCGGCGGCGAAGCAAACGTTGCAGTTTCACTTGCAAACTACGGTCACGACGCTGAATTTGTTACAAAAGTTCCTGAAAACCCAATCGGCGCTTGCGCAGTTGCGGCACTAAGAAAATACGGTGTTGAAACAAAGCACATTGCTAAGGGCGGCGACAGACTTGGTATCTACTTCCTTGAAACAGGTGCGTCAATGAGACCTTCAAACGTTACATATGACAGAGCTAACTCATCAATCGCAACAGCAAGCATTTCTGATTTCGATTTTGACGAAATCTTTGAAGGTGCTGACTGGTTCCACTTCACAGGTATTACACCTGCTGTTTCAGACGCTGCCGCTGAACTTACAGAGGCTGCTTGTAAAGCTGCTAAGGCTCACGGTGTAACAGTTTCTTGTGACCTTAACTTCAGAAAGAAGCTTTGGACAAGCGAAAAGGCTCAAAAGGTTATGTCAAACCTTATGCAATATGTTGATGTTTGTATCGGTAACGAAGAAGATGCAGATAAAGTTCTTGGTTTCAAGCCTGAAAACACAGACGTAACAAGCGGTGAACTTAACCTTGCAGGTTACGAAAGCATTTTCAAGCAGATGGTTGCTAAGTTCGGATTTAAGTATGTTATTTCATCACTTAGAGTTTCTAAGTCAGCTTCTGATAACGGTTGGTCAGCTTGCATTTACTCAAGTGAAGATGATGAATTCTATCATTCAAGAGAATACAGAATTCGTCCAATCGTTGACCGTGTAGGCGGCGGCGATAGCTTTGCCGGCGGTACAATCTGCGGTTTTGTTGACGGTAAGAACTTCAAGGACGCTCTTGAATTCGGTGTTGCGGCATCAGCTCTTAAGCACACAATCCCTGGTGACTTTAACCTTGTTACAAGAGAAGAAGTTGAAACTCTTGCAGGCGGCGACGGCTCAGGTCGTGTACAAAGATAA
- the pstC gene encoding phosphate ABC transporter permease subunit PstC — protein MRKYKEKIMGGVFFTAALTSILAVLLICVFLFANGIPAMGKVGLFKFLAGTNWAPTDSPASFGIFPMILGSIYVTAGAIVIGVPVGILTSIFMSRYCPKPLYKILKPATELLAGIPSIVYGFFGLVVLVPFVKTVFGGNGNSMLTASILLGIMILPTIIGVSESAIRSVPESYYEGALALGATKERSIFTVILPAAKSGILAGVILGIGRAIGETMAVIMVAGNQARIPSSILKGVRTLTSNIVIEMGYAADLHREVLIATGVVLFVFILLINISFSIVKGRNKQ, from the coding sequence ATGAGAAAATACAAAGAGAAGATAATGGGCGGCGTATTTTTCACCGCTGCCCTTACTTCAATACTTGCCGTATTGCTGATATGCGTATTCCTTTTTGCAAACGGAATACCTGCAATGGGTAAGGTAGGACTTTTCAAATTCCTTGCGGGTACTAACTGGGCTCCGACAGATAGTCCTGCGTCATTCGGAATCTTCCCGATGATTTTGGGAAGTATATATGTGACCGCCGGTGCAATCGTCATTGGTGTACCGGTAGGTATCCTGACATCAATATTTATGTCGAGATATTGTCCAAAACCCTTATATAAAATCCTCAAACCTGCTACGGAGCTTTTAGCAGGTATTCCTTCGATAGTTTACGGCTTTTTCGGACTTGTGGTACTTGTTCCGTTCGTAAAAACGGTTTTCGGCGGAAACGGAAACAGTATGCTTACAGCCTCGATTTTGCTTGGAATAATGATTTTGCCGACAATTATCGGTGTATCGGAAAGTGCGATAAGAAGTGTACCCGAAAGCTATTATGAGGGTGCGTTGGCACTCGGTGCAACAAAGGAAAGAAGTATATTTACAGTTATATTACCTGCGGCAAAATCGGGAATACTTGCAGGAGTTATTCTTGGTATAGGCCGTGCGATTGGTGAAACAATGGCGGTAATTATGGTTGCCGGTAATCAGGCGAGAATTCCGTCAAGCATTTTAAAAGGTGTCAGAACTTTGACTTCAAATATCGTAATCGAAATGGGTTATGCGGCAGATTTACACCGTGAAGTGCTTATTGCAACGGGTGTTGTATTGTTTGTGTTTATACTTCTTATCAACATATCATTTAGTATCGTAAAGGGAAGGAACAAGCAATGA
- a CDS encoding transposase, with amino-acid sequence NAMRRWEENWDVLSPMFKFSAEVRKVMYTTNAIESLNSVLRRLNSQRSVFPSDTALLKALYLATFEATKKWTMPLRNWGRVYGELSIMYDGRLV; translated from the coding sequence AATGCGATGAGAAGATGGGAAGAAAATTGGGATGTTTTATCACCGATGTTCAAATTTTCAGCAGAAGTCAGAAAAGTCATGTATACAACAAATGCAATAGAAAGCCTTAATAGTGTACTACGTCGATTGAATAGCCAAAGGAGCGTATTCCCGAGCGATACAGCCCTTCTAAAGGCACTGTATTTGGCAACATTTGAAGCAACAAAGAAGTGGACAATGCCACTTAGAAATTGGGGCAGAGTTTACGGAGAATTGTCAATCATGTATGACGGACGACTTGTTTAG
- a CDS encoding GNAT family N-acetyltransferase, which yields MENIERMKPSQTYEVMDLWLRTTIHSNSFVEENFWETHYDFVKEKYINGKENFVYIIDGKIVAFTGVTEDNRITGLFVDPEYQNKGIGTALINFLKSEYNMLHIPIYARNRKALAFATRTGFIIDGALRHEHNGEVMYTMLWNM from the coding sequence ATGGAAAATATAGAACGAATGAAACCTTCTCAAACGTATGAAGTAATGGATTTATGGCTGCGAACAACAATTCATTCAAATTCATTTGTTGAAGAAAACTTTTGGGAAACACATTACGATTTTGTAAAAGAAAAATACATAAACGGCAAAGAAAATTTTGTTTACATCATTGACGGCAAGATTGTCGCTTTTACCGGTGTGACGGAGGATAACAGAATAACGGGGCTTTTCGTCGATCCAGAATATCAAAACAAAGGTATCGGAACGGCACTTATAAATTTCCTGAAATCGGAGTACAATATGCTCCACATACCTATTTACGCAAGAAACAGAAAGGCTCTTGCATTCGCAACCCGTACCGGCTTTATCATTGACGGTGCACTTCGCCACGAACATAACGGAGAAGTGATGTACACTATGCTGTGGAATATGTAA
- the pstB gene encoding phosphate ABC transporter ATP-binding protein PstB, which translates to MKFDIKNLHLHYGDFHALKGIDMQIPENKVTAFIGPSGCGKSTFLKTLNRMNDLVEGCKIDGTVLLDGKNVYGDIEVNELRRRVGMVFQKPNPFPMSIYDNIAYGPRTHGIKAKSKLDEIVERSLKQAAIWDETKDRLKKSALGMSGGQQQRLCIARALAVEPEVLLMDEPTSALDPISTSKIEDLVWELKDKYTIIMVTHNMQQAARVSDKTAFFLLGEAVEFDDTQKIFSKPKDKRTEDYITGRFG; encoded by the coding sequence GTGAAATTTGATATAAAGAATTTACATCTGCATTACGGTGATTTCCACGCTTTAAAAGGGATTGATATGCAGATTCCCGAAAATAAAGTTACGGCATTTATAGGCCCGTCGGGTTGTGGTAAGTCTACGTTTTTAAAAACGCTAAACAGAATGAATGACCTTGTAGAGGGTTGTAAGATTGACGGAACGGTTTTGCTTGACGGTAAAAATGTTTACGGAGATATTGAAGTGAATGAACTTCGCAGACGTGTAGGTATGGTGTTTCAAAAGCCTAATCCGTTTCCTATGAGTATATATGATAATATCGCATACGGTCCGAGAACGCACGGAATTAAGGCGAAAAGCAAGCTTGATGAAATAGTTGAGCGTTCGTTAAAACAGGCGGCTATATGGGACGAAACAAAGGATAGATTAAAGAAAAGTGCGCTTGGTATGTCGGGCGGTCAGCAACAAAGACTTTGTATTGCAAGAGCGCTTGCGGTAGAGCCGGAAGTATTGCTTATGGATGAACCGACTTCGGCACTTGACCCTATATCCACATCTAAAATTGAGGACTTGGTGTGGGAACTTAAGGATAAGTACACTATAATTATGGTTACGCACAATATGCAGCAAGCCGCAAGAGTTTCGGATAAAACAGCATTTTTCTTGCTTGGTGAGGCAGTGGAATTTGACGATACACAAAAGATTTTCTCAAAACCAAAAGATAAAAGAACCGAAGATTACATAACAGGGAGGTTTGGATAA
- a CDS encoding DUF975 family protein, producing the protein MYKTTFAELKTRAKDVLKSNYWYSFGVCILVSLITSLGTSVATVTNMVNSDAGSAGTSISAVLQILITLFVTFPLSVGSCRFFIKATVNAPNVYDLFFPYKNNLGNVIGINVFVAIYTFLWSLLFIIPGIIKSFQYSMIPYILAENPAMDRRRAFEVTKSLTDGNKGRIFLFSLSFFGWIILSCITFGIGFLFLEPYISASFTQLYFDLKAEAIAKGTVTPEEFTYNI; encoded by the coding sequence ATGTATAAAACTACTTTTGCAGAACTAAAAACAAGAGCTAAAGACGTTTTAAAGTCAAACTACTGGTATTCATTCGGAGTATGTATATTGGTTTCACTTATCACATCACTCGGAACTTCGGTTGCTACGGTGACTAATATGGTTAATTCGGACGCCGGTTCGGCAGGTACATCAATATCAGCCGTACTTCAAATATTAATCACTCTTTTTGTCACATTTCCTCTAAGCGTGGGATCGTGCAGATTTTTCATAAAGGCAACTGTCAACGCACCTAATGTATACGATTTGTTTTTCCCTTATAAAAACAATCTCGGCAACGTAATCGGTATTAATGTGTTTGTTGCGATTTATACATTTTTATGGTCGCTGTTGTTCATCATACCGGGAATTATCAAATCATTCCAATACTCAATGATTCCTTATATCCTTGCCGAAAATCCGGCTATGGACAGACGCAGAGCATTTGAAGTTACAAAATCGCTTACCGACGGAAACAAAGGCAGAATATTTTTATTCTCACTTTCGTTTTTCGGTTGGATAATTCTAAGCTGTATTACATTCGGTATAGGATTTTTGTTCCTTGAGCCGTATATATCGGCATCATTTACTCAGCTTTACTTTGATTTAAAAGCTGAGGCAATCGCAAAAGGCACTGTAACGCCTGAAGAATTTACTTATAATATTTAG
- a CDS encoding bifunctional 4-hydroxy-2-oxoglutarate aldolase/2-dehydro-3-deoxy-phosphogluconate aldolase: MLKEDVLKKLTDCGLVAVVRANNAEEAIKISDACLAGGCTGIELTFTVPGADKVIAALAEKYSNGEMMLGAGTVLDPETARMAILAGANFIVSPAFNAETAKLCNRYRVPYMPGCATITEVITAMEAGADIVKIFPADLYGPKIIKDIKGPLPQAQMMPTGGVDKDNVADWIKAGVVAVGAGSSLTKGAKTGDYNAITETAKEFIANIKAARAELNK, from the coding sequence ATGTTAAAAGAAGATGTGCTTAAAAAGCTAACTGACTGCGGTCTTGTTGCAGTTGTAAGAGCTAACAATGCTGAAGAAGCAATTAAAATTTCAGACGCTTGCCTTGCAGGCGGTTGTACAGGTATCGAACTTACATTTACAGTTCCGGGTGCCGACAAGGTTATTGCTGCTTTGGCTGAAAAATATTCAAACGGCGAAATGATGCTTGGTGCAGGTACTGTTCTTGATCCTGAAACAGCAAGAATGGCTATCTTGGCAGGTGCAAACTTTATCGTAAGCCCTGCTTTCAATGCAGAAACAGCTAAGCTTTGTAACCGTTACAGAGTACCTTATATGCCTGGTTGTGCTACAATTACAGAAGTTATCACAGCTATGGAGGCAGGTGCTGACATCGTTAAGATATTCCCTGCAGATCTATACGGTCCTAAGATTATAAAGGATATTAAGGGTCCTCTTCCTCAGGCTCAAATGATGCCTACAGGCGGCGTTGACAAGGATAACGTTGCTGATTGGATTAAGGCAGGCGTTGTTGCAGTAGGTGCAGGTTCATCACTTACAAAGGGTGCTAAGACAGGCGACTACAACGCAATTACCGAAACAGCTAAAGAATTTATTGCAAATATCAAGGCTGCAAGAGCAGAACTTAACAAGTAA
- the phoU gene encoding phosphate signaling complex protein PhoU: protein MRDEFERQLALLNEELTTMGGLIESAIANAVKALDGDEHSINKAYDYEKSIDNKEREIESLSLKLLLTQQPVASDLRLISAALKMITDMERIGDQAEDIAEIAATAKKKMLKKSKHIQRMAAATIDMVNKSVEAFIKKDLLIAEEVSHNDDVVDALFEEIVNDLVDIIKKDEGTSEVLDMLMVAKYFERIGDHAVNIAEWVQFSITGEHKRL from the coding sequence ATGAGAGATGAATTTGAAAGACAGTTGGCGCTTCTCAATGAAGAACTTACTACAATGGGCGGACTTATTGAAAGTGCAATCGCAAATGCGGTAAAGGCACTTGACGGTGACGAACATTCGATAAATAAAGCGTATGACTATGAAAAGTCGATAGATAATAAAGAACGTGAGATTGAAAGTCTTTCTTTGAAATTGCTTTTGACTCAACAGCCTGTTGCAAGTGATTTAAGACTTATTTCAGCCGCACTTAAAATGATAACAGATATGGAACGTATCGGCGATCAGGCGGAGGATATAGCCGAAATCGCGGCAACCGCGAAAAAGAAGATGTTGAAAAAATCAAAGCATATTCAACGTATGGCGGCGGCAACTATTGATATGGTCAATAAGAGCGTTGAGGCGTTTATTAAAAAGGATTTGCTTATTGCAGAAGAAGTTTCTCATAATGATGATGTTGTTGACGCATTGTTTGAAGAAATCGTCAACGACCTTGTGGATATTATTAAAAAAGATGAGGGGACTTCCGAAGTACTTGATATGCTTATGGTTGCAAAGTATTTTGAAAGAATCGGCGACCATGCGGTTAATATCGCCGAGTGGGTGCAGTTCTCTATTACAGGCGAACATAAAAGATTATAA
- a CDS encoding substrate-binding domain-containing protein — MKKRNLLAGILVGVMAMTALAGCGETTQSPQSSTSTTSSSSDFKADSDITVVSRENGSGTRGAFIELMGIEEKGADGTKTDKTTNEAVIANKTDVMLTNVAGDEYGIGYVSLGSLSSSVKAVKVDGVEATAENVKNGTYKVARPFNIATKSDISDVAQDFIDYILSSEGQEIVSDGYIKINDDAQPYAGSKPAGKIVVAGSSSVSPVMEKLKESYLKVNTNAEIELQTSDSTAGMTGAMEGTCDIGMASRELKDSESAALTATPIALDGIAVIVNPQNPTDDMSTEDIKDIFTGTKTMWSEIA, encoded by the coding sequence ATGAAAAAGAGAAATTTATTGGCAGGAATATTAGTAGGCGTTATGGCTATGACAGCCCTTGCAGGTTGCGGAGAAACAACACAATCACCGCAGTCATCAACTTCGACAACATCATCGTCATCTGATTTTAAAGCAGACAGTGACATCACAGTTGTATCAAGAGAAAACGGCAGTGGTACAAGAGGCGCATTCATAGAGCTTATGGGAATAGAGGAAAAAGGTGCAGACGGCACAAAGACTGACAAGACAACAAATGAGGCAGTAATCGCAAACAAGACTGACGTTATGCTTACAAACGTTGCCGGTGACGAATACGGTATCGGTTATGTATCACTTGGCTCACTTTCATCAAGCGTCAAGGCAGTCAAAGTTGACGGAGTAGAGGCAACAGCCGAAAACGTAAAGAACGGTACATACAAGGTTGCAAGACCTTTTAATATAGCAACAAAATCTGATATTTCAGATGTTGCACAAGACTTTATCGACTATATCCTATCAAGTGAGGGACAGGAAATAGTTTCAGACGGATATATTAAAATCAATGATGATGCTCAACCGTATGCAGGTTCAAAGCCGGCAGGCAAAATCGTTGTAGCAGGTTCATCTTCGGTATCACCTGTAATGGAAAAGCTTAAAGAGTCTTATCTAAAAGTCAATACAAATGCAGAAATAGAACTTCAAACAAGTGACTCAACTGCCGGTATGACAGGTGCAATGGAAGGAACTTGTGACATCGGTATGGCTTCAAGAGAATTAAAAGACAGTGAAAGCGCTGCATTGACAGCAACACCGATTGCACTTGACGGTATTGCGGTAATCGTAAACCCTCAAAATCCGACAGACGATATGTCAACAGAGGATATAAAGGACATCTTTACAGGTACAAAGACAATGTGGAGTGAAATAGCATGA
- a CDS encoding glycosyltransferase family 2 protein, which yields MSKSVNLYVVVPCYNEEAVLHETSKQMLELFGEMKNDGLINDNSRIVFVDDGSKDKTWSIIDELTKAHTEISGIKLAKNAGHQNALFGGLMTVKDDCDCAISIDADLQDDIHVIPDMVRNFIDGYDVVYGVRNKRDTDTFFKRTTAVGFYKLMQFMGVNIVFNHADYRLMSKRALDGLAQFPERNLFLRGMVPLVGYRSTNVYYDRNERFAGESKYPLKKMLSFAFDGITSFSISPIRMISAFGAIVCVFAFIMAIYALVQKIIGHTGAGWASLMVSIWFIGGVQLLSVGLIGEYIGKLYKEVKRRPRYIIEAYVNEKEKEDDK from the coding sequence ATGAGTAAGAGTGTCAATTTGTATGTAGTGGTACCGTGCTATAATGAAGAAGCTGTTTTGCACGAAACATCCAAGCAAATGCTTGAATTATTCGGTGAAATGAAAAATGACGGACTTATAAATGACAACAGCAGAATCGTTTTTGTAGATGACGGTTCTAAAGATAAAACATGGAGCATAATAGATGAACTGACTAAGGCTCATACAGAAATATCGGGAATAAAGCTTGCCAAGAATGCTGGACATCAAAATGCACTTTTCGGCGGTCTTATGACAGTTAAAGATGACTGCGACTGTGCAATATCCATTGATGCGGACTTGCAGGACGATATACACGTAATACCTGATATGGTGAGAAACTTCATTGACGGATATGACGTTGTTTACGGTGTAAGAAACAAACGTGATACCGATACATTCTTTAAACGCACAACGGCGGTAGGATTTTATAAATTAATGCAGTTTATGGGCGTTAATATTGTATTCAATCACGCGGATTACAGATTGATGAGCAAACGTGCGCTTGACGGATTGGCACAATTCCCTGAGAGAAATCTGTTCCTAAGAGGAATGGTTCCGCTTGTCGGCTATCGCTCAACGAATGTGTATTACGACAGAAACGAACGCTTTGCGGGCGAGTCAAAATATCCGTTAAAGAAAATGCTTTCATTTGCGTTTGACGGTATAACTTCATTCAGCATAAGCCCAATCAGAATGATTTCGGCATTCGGTGCGATTGTGTGCGTGTTTGCGTTCATTATGGCGATATACGCACTTGTGCAGAAAATTATAGGTCACACAGGTGCAGGCTGGGCGTCACTTATGGTTTCGATATGGTTTATAGGCGGTGTACAGCTTTTGTCTGTCGGACTTATAGGCGAGTATATCGGTAAATTGTATAAAGAAGTTAAACGCCGTCCAAGATATATTATTGAAGCATATGTAAATGAAAAAGAGAAAGAGGACGATAAATAA
- a CDS encoding dipicolinate synthase subunit DpsA has translation MFENVSVIGGDLRQLTVAKLLKAEGYHVFLYGFDKDIQLETLECETDKDLVLSADIVILPVPVTFDGNTINSPYAKEPMIIDDFLSEINPSALVFGGQIQPNFQKALEDNHIAYRDYLKREELSIKNAVPTALVI, from the coding sequence ATGTTTGAAAATGTTTCTGTTATAGGCGGTGATTTAAGACAGCTTACTGTTGCAAAGCTTTTGAAAGCTGAAGGGTATCACGTTTTTCTATACGGCTTTGATAAAGATATACAGCTTGAAACACTTGAATGTGAAACAGATAAAGATTTGGTTTTGAGTGCAGATATAGTAATTTTGCCTGTACCCGTAACCTTTGACGGCAATACAATTAACTCGCCTTACGCAAAAGAACCGATGATTATTGATGATTTTCTGAGTGAAATAAACCCGTCCGCTTTGGTGTTCGGCGGACAAATACAACCTAATTTTCAAAAAGCACTTGAAGATAACCATATCGCATATCGCGACTACCTTAAACGCGAAGAACTTTCAATAAAAAATGCCGTCCCTACGGCATTGGTGATATAG